A region of Mustela lutreola isolate mMusLut2 chromosome 17, mMusLut2.pri, whole genome shotgun sequence DNA encodes the following proteins:
- the ZNF598 gene encoding E3 ubiquitin-protein ligase ZNF598 isoform X1 — protein MAAAAAAAVVAAAGAEGRRAALEAVATPERGGGSCVLCCGDLEATALGRCDHPVCYRCSTKMRVLCEQRYCAVCREELRQVVFGKKLPAFATISLHQLQHEKKYDIYFADGKVFALYRQLLQHECPQCPALPPFGLFGDLEQHMRKQHELFCCKLCLKHLKIFTYERKWYSRKDLARHRMQGDPDDTSHRGHPLCKFCDERYLDNDELLKHLRRDHYFCHFCDAEGAQDYYSDYAYLREHFREKHFLCEEGRCSTEQFTHAFRTEIDLKAHRTTCHSRSRAEARQNRQIDLQFSYAPRHSRRNEGVVGSEDYEEVDRYNRQGRAGRASGRGAQQNRRGSWRYKREEEDREVAAAIRASVAVQQQQQQQEARRSEDREEGGRAKKDEAGVRGLEELRGPRRPPRTQGEGAGLKEASPNGPVSPEGTPATGPAPGAVLPSTLPPPTSKLKDEDFPSLCASTSSSSSSCSAVAAPGPVGLGLTYPVPARGRSTFQEDDFPALVSSASKPSTAPTSLISAWNGSGSKKVAHPTTGAPAASGSSQPARKAGKGGKGSKKAGPPPSEEEEEDGRTGLTAQELRSVPTTVAVSSLLALASTQTLTKVGKKKKVGSEKPGAVSPPPLPPDKDGPLGAEQTPTTSAGRAEGPVALIVNGHTEGPAPARSTPKEPPGLPRPLGPLPCPTPQEDFPALGVPCPPRMPPPPGFSAVVLLKGTPPPPPPGLVPPISKPPPGFSGLLPGSHPACVPSTVTTTKAPRLTAAPQAYLVPENFRERNLQLIQSIRDFLQSDEARFGKFKSHSGEFRQGVISAAQYYKSCRDLLGENFQKIFNELLVLLPDTAKQQELLSAHTHFRGRERPGTKAKKNKKSAWQGSARPAGLDCCVCPTCQQVLAHGDVSSHQALHAAQDHDFPSLQAIARILT, from the exons AAGAAGCTTCCTGCCTTTGCTACAATCTCCCTCCACCAGCTGCAGCACGAGAAGAAATACGACATCTACTTTGCTGATGGAAAAGTTTTTGCCTTGTACAG GCAGCTGCTTCAGCATGAGTGCCCACAGTGCCCTGCGCTGCCGCCGTTTGGCCTCTTCGGGGACCTGGAGCAGCACATGCGGAAGCAGCATGAGCTCTTCTGCTGCAAGCTGTGCCTCAAGCACCTCAAG ATCTTCACCTACGAGCGCAAGTGGTACTCGCGCAAGGACCTGGCGCGACACCGAATGCAGGGGGACCCCGATGACACCTCACACCGTGGACACCCGCTCTGCAAATTCTGTGATGAGCGCTACCTGGACAACGACGAGCTGCTCAAACACCTGCGCCGGGACCACTACTTCTGCCACTTCTGTGACGCGGAGGGGGCCCAGGACTACTATAG CGACTACGCCTACCTGCGAGAGCACTTCCGGGAGAAGCACTTCCTGTGCGAGGAGGGCCGCTGCAGCACGGAGCAGTTCACGCACGCCTTCCGCACGGAGATCGACCTGAAGGCCCACAGGACCACCTGCCACAGTCGGAGCCGCGCCGAGGCCCGCCAGAATCGGCAGATCGACCTGCAGTTCAGCTATGCGCCCCGGCACTCGCGCCGCAACGAGG GAGTCGTCGGGAGTGAGGACTACGAGGAGGTGGACAGGTACAACCGCCAAGGCCGTGCTGGCCGGGCCAGTGGTCGTGGAGCCCAGCAGAACCGTCGAGGAAGCTGGAGGTACAAGAG GGAAGAAGAGGACCGGGAAGTAGCAGCGGCCATCCGGGCCTCGGTGGCcgtgcagcagcagcagcagcagcaggaggcacGCAGGAGTGAAGACCGGGAGGAGGGTGGCAGAGCCAAGAAGGACGAGGCAGGGGTGCGAGGGCTCGAGGAGCTCCGAGGCCCCCGGCGGCCGCCCCGGACTCAGGGCGAAGGTGCAG GCCTCAAGGAAGCCTCGCCAAACGGTCCTGTGAGCCCAGAGGGCACCCCAGCAACCGGCCCAGCCCCAGGGGCTGTGCTTCCAAG caccctcccacctcccacttcGAAGCTCAAGGATGAAGACTTCCCCAGCCTCTGCGCCTCcacgtcctcctcctcctcctcatgctCTGCAGTGGCGGCCCCAGGCCCCGTGGGGCTGGGGCTCACCTACCCTGTCCCTGCCAGGGGCAGGAGCACCTTCCAGGAGGACGATTTCCCTGCCCTGGTGTCCTCCGCCTCCAAGCCCAGCACTGCCCCCACCAGTCTCATTTCTGCCTGGAACGGCAGTGGCAGCAAAAAGGTGGCACATCCCACCACGGGGGCCCCAGCTGCCAGCGGGAGCAGCCAGCCTGCCAGGAAGGCTGGGAAGGGAGGCAAGGGCAGCAAGAAGGCTGGGCCACCGCcttcagaggaggaggaggaggacggcCGCACCGGCCTCACTGCCCAGGAGCTGCGGAGTGTGCCCACCACGGTAGCCGTCTCCTCCCTCCTGGCATTGGCCTCCACCCAGACCCTCACCAAGGTCGGCAAAAAGAAGAAGGTGGGCTCAGAGAAGCCAGGTGCCGTCTCACCGCCCCCACTGCCCCCTGACAAAGATGGGCCCCTTGGGGCCGAGCAGACCCCCACCACGAGCGCTGGCAGAGCCGAGGGGCCCGTTGCCCTCATTGTCAATGGACATACAGAGGGGCCGGCCCCAGCTCGCAGCACGCCCAAGGAACCTCCTGGGCTCCCACGGCCCCTggggcccctcccctgccccacaccccagGAAGACTTCCCCGCGCTTGGAGTCCCCTGTCCACCCAggatgccccctcccccag GCTTCAGTGCTGTGGTGCTCCTGAAGGGcactccacccccacctccccctggcCTGGTGCCCCCCATCAGCAAGCCACCCCCTGGCTTCTCAGGCCTCCTGCCTGGCTCCCACCCAGCTTGTGTCCCCAGCACTGTCACCACCACGAAAGC GCCCAGGCTGACAGCTGCGCCCCAGGCCTACCTGGTGCCTGAGAACTTCCGGGAAAGGAACCTGCAGCTCATCCAGTCCATCAGGGACTTCCTGCAGAGCGACGAGGCCCGCTTCGGCAAGTTCAAGAGCCACTCAGGGGAGTTCAGACAG GGCGTGATCTCCGCAGCCCAGTATTACAAGAGCTGCCGCGACCTGCTCGGGGAGAACTTCCAGAAGATTTTCAACGAGCTGCTGGTGCTGCTGCCCGACACGGCTAAGCAGCAGGAGCTGCTGTCCGCACACACGCACTTCCGGGGCCGGGAGAGACCTGGCACCAAGgccaagaagaacaagaagagcGCGTGGCAGGGCAGCGCCCGGCCGGCAGGCCTGGATTGCTGCGTGTGCCCCACCTGCCAGCAGGTGCTCGCGCACGGGGACGTCAGCAGCCACCAGGCACTGCACGCCGCCCAGGACCACGACTTCCCCTCCCTGCAAGCCATTGCCAGGATCCTCACGTAG
- the ZNF598 gene encoding E3 ubiquitin-protein ligase ZNF598 isoform X2 — protein sequence MAAAAAAAVVAAAGAEGRRAALEAVATPERGGGSCVLCCGDLEATALGRCDHPVCYRCSTKMRVLCEQRYCAVCREELRQVVFGKKLPAFATISLHQLQHEKKYDIYFADGKVFALYRQLLQHECPQCPALPPFGLFGDLEQHMRKQHELFCCKLCLKHLKIFTYERKWYSRKDLARHRMQGDPDDTSHRGHPLCKFCDERYLDNDELLKHLRRDHYFCHFCDAEGAQDYYSDYAYLREHFREKHFLCEEGRCSTEQFTHAFRTEIDLKAHRTTCHSRSRAEARQNRQIDLQFSYAPRHSRRNEGVVGSEDYEEVDRYNRQGRAGRASGRGAQQNRRGSWREEEDREVAAAIRASVAVQQQQQQQEARRSEDREEGGRAKKDEAGVRGLEELRGPRRPPRTQGEGAGLKEASPNGPVSPEGTPATGPAPGAVLPSTLPPPTSKLKDEDFPSLCASTSSSSSSCSAVAAPGPVGLGLTYPVPARGRSTFQEDDFPALVSSASKPSTAPTSLISAWNGSGSKKVAHPTTGAPAASGSSQPARKAGKGGKGSKKAGPPPSEEEEEDGRTGLTAQELRSVPTTVAVSSLLALASTQTLTKVGKKKKVGSEKPGAVSPPPLPPDKDGPLGAEQTPTTSAGRAEGPVALIVNGHTEGPAPARSTPKEPPGLPRPLGPLPCPTPQEDFPALGVPCPPRMPPPPGFSAVVLLKGTPPPPPPGLVPPISKPPPGFSGLLPGSHPACVPSTVTTTKAPRLTAAPQAYLVPENFRERNLQLIQSIRDFLQSDEARFGKFKSHSGEFRQGVISAAQYYKSCRDLLGENFQKIFNELLVLLPDTAKQQELLSAHTHFRGRERPGTKAKKNKKSAWQGSARPAGLDCCVCPTCQQVLAHGDVSSHQALHAAQDHDFPSLQAIARILT from the exons AAGAAGCTTCCTGCCTTTGCTACAATCTCCCTCCACCAGCTGCAGCACGAGAAGAAATACGACATCTACTTTGCTGATGGAAAAGTTTTTGCCTTGTACAG GCAGCTGCTTCAGCATGAGTGCCCACAGTGCCCTGCGCTGCCGCCGTTTGGCCTCTTCGGGGACCTGGAGCAGCACATGCGGAAGCAGCATGAGCTCTTCTGCTGCAAGCTGTGCCTCAAGCACCTCAAG ATCTTCACCTACGAGCGCAAGTGGTACTCGCGCAAGGACCTGGCGCGACACCGAATGCAGGGGGACCCCGATGACACCTCACACCGTGGACACCCGCTCTGCAAATTCTGTGATGAGCGCTACCTGGACAACGACGAGCTGCTCAAACACCTGCGCCGGGACCACTACTTCTGCCACTTCTGTGACGCGGAGGGGGCCCAGGACTACTATAG CGACTACGCCTACCTGCGAGAGCACTTCCGGGAGAAGCACTTCCTGTGCGAGGAGGGCCGCTGCAGCACGGAGCAGTTCACGCACGCCTTCCGCACGGAGATCGACCTGAAGGCCCACAGGACCACCTGCCACAGTCGGAGCCGCGCCGAGGCCCGCCAGAATCGGCAGATCGACCTGCAGTTCAGCTATGCGCCCCGGCACTCGCGCCGCAACGAGG GAGTCGTCGGGAGTGAGGACTACGAGGAGGTGGACAGGTACAACCGCCAAGGCCGTGCTGGCCGGGCCAGTGGTCGTGGAGCCCAGCAGAACCGTCGAGGAAGCTGGAG GGAAGAAGAGGACCGGGAAGTAGCAGCGGCCATCCGGGCCTCGGTGGCcgtgcagcagcagcagcagcagcaggaggcacGCAGGAGTGAAGACCGGGAGGAGGGTGGCAGAGCCAAGAAGGACGAGGCAGGGGTGCGAGGGCTCGAGGAGCTCCGAGGCCCCCGGCGGCCGCCCCGGACTCAGGGCGAAGGTGCAG GCCTCAAGGAAGCCTCGCCAAACGGTCCTGTGAGCCCAGAGGGCACCCCAGCAACCGGCCCAGCCCCAGGGGCTGTGCTTCCAAG caccctcccacctcccacttcGAAGCTCAAGGATGAAGACTTCCCCAGCCTCTGCGCCTCcacgtcctcctcctcctcctcatgctCTGCAGTGGCGGCCCCAGGCCCCGTGGGGCTGGGGCTCACCTACCCTGTCCCTGCCAGGGGCAGGAGCACCTTCCAGGAGGACGATTTCCCTGCCCTGGTGTCCTCCGCCTCCAAGCCCAGCACTGCCCCCACCAGTCTCATTTCTGCCTGGAACGGCAGTGGCAGCAAAAAGGTGGCACATCCCACCACGGGGGCCCCAGCTGCCAGCGGGAGCAGCCAGCCTGCCAGGAAGGCTGGGAAGGGAGGCAAGGGCAGCAAGAAGGCTGGGCCACCGCcttcagaggaggaggaggaggacggcCGCACCGGCCTCACTGCCCAGGAGCTGCGGAGTGTGCCCACCACGGTAGCCGTCTCCTCCCTCCTGGCATTGGCCTCCACCCAGACCCTCACCAAGGTCGGCAAAAAGAAGAAGGTGGGCTCAGAGAAGCCAGGTGCCGTCTCACCGCCCCCACTGCCCCCTGACAAAGATGGGCCCCTTGGGGCCGAGCAGACCCCCACCACGAGCGCTGGCAGAGCCGAGGGGCCCGTTGCCCTCATTGTCAATGGACATACAGAGGGGCCGGCCCCAGCTCGCAGCACGCCCAAGGAACCTCCTGGGCTCCCACGGCCCCTggggcccctcccctgccccacaccccagGAAGACTTCCCCGCGCTTGGAGTCCCCTGTCCACCCAggatgccccctcccccag GCTTCAGTGCTGTGGTGCTCCTGAAGGGcactccacccccacctccccctggcCTGGTGCCCCCCATCAGCAAGCCACCCCCTGGCTTCTCAGGCCTCCTGCCTGGCTCCCACCCAGCTTGTGTCCCCAGCACTGTCACCACCACGAAAGC GCCCAGGCTGACAGCTGCGCCCCAGGCCTACCTGGTGCCTGAGAACTTCCGGGAAAGGAACCTGCAGCTCATCCAGTCCATCAGGGACTTCCTGCAGAGCGACGAGGCCCGCTTCGGCAAGTTCAAGAGCCACTCAGGGGAGTTCAGACAG GGCGTGATCTCCGCAGCCCAGTATTACAAGAGCTGCCGCGACCTGCTCGGGGAGAACTTCCAGAAGATTTTCAACGAGCTGCTGGTGCTGCTGCCCGACACGGCTAAGCAGCAGGAGCTGCTGTCCGCACACACGCACTTCCGGGGCCGGGAGAGACCTGGCACCAAGgccaagaagaacaagaagagcGCGTGGCAGGGCAGCGCCCGGCCGGCAGGCCTGGATTGCTGCGTGTGCCCCACCTGCCAGCAGGTGCTCGCGCACGGGGACGTCAGCAGCCACCAGGCACTGCACGCCGCCCAGGACCACGACTTCCCCTCCCTGCAAGCCATTGCCAGGATCCTCACGTAG
- the ZNF598 gene encoding E3 ubiquitin-protein ligase ZNF598 isoform X3 produces the protein MRKQHELFCCKLCLKHLKIFTYERKWYSRKDLARHRMQGDPDDTSHRGHPLCKFCDERYLDNDELLKHLRRDHYFCHFCDAEGAQDYYSDYAYLREHFREKHFLCEEGRCSTEQFTHAFRTEIDLKAHRTTCHSRSRAEARQNRQIDLQFSYAPRHSRRNEGVVGSEDYEEVDRYNRQGRAGRASGRGAQQNRRGSWRYKREEEDREVAAAIRASVAVQQQQQQQEARRSEDREEGGRAKKDEAGVRGLEELRGPRRPPRTQGEGAGLKEASPNGPVSPEGTPATGPAPGAVLPSTLPPPTSKLKDEDFPSLCASTSSSSSSCSAVAAPGPVGLGLTYPVPARGRSTFQEDDFPALVSSASKPSTAPTSLISAWNGSGSKKVAHPTTGAPAASGSSQPARKAGKGGKGSKKAGPPPSEEEEEDGRTGLTAQELRSVPTTVAVSSLLALASTQTLTKVGKKKKVGSEKPGAVSPPPLPPDKDGPLGAEQTPTTSAGRAEGPVALIVNGHTEGPAPARSTPKEPPGLPRPLGPLPCPTPQEDFPALGVPCPPRMPPPPGFSAVVLLKGTPPPPPPGLVPPISKPPPGFSGLLPGSHPACVPSTVTTTKAPRLTAAPQAYLVPENFRERNLQLIQSIRDFLQSDEARFGKFKSHSGEFRQGVISAAQYYKSCRDLLGENFQKIFNELLVLLPDTAKQQELLSAHTHFRGRERPGTKAKKNKKSAWQGSARPAGLDCCVCPTCQQVLAHGDVSSHQALHAAQDHDFPSLQAIARILT, from the exons ATGCGGAAGCAGCATGAGCTCTTCTGCTGCAAGCTGTGCCTCAAGCACCTCAAG ATCTTCACCTACGAGCGCAAGTGGTACTCGCGCAAGGACCTGGCGCGACACCGAATGCAGGGGGACCCCGATGACACCTCACACCGTGGACACCCGCTCTGCAAATTCTGTGATGAGCGCTACCTGGACAACGACGAGCTGCTCAAACACCTGCGCCGGGACCACTACTTCTGCCACTTCTGTGACGCGGAGGGGGCCCAGGACTACTATAG CGACTACGCCTACCTGCGAGAGCACTTCCGGGAGAAGCACTTCCTGTGCGAGGAGGGCCGCTGCAGCACGGAGCAGTTCACGCACGCCTTCCGCACGGAGATCGACCTGAAGGCCCACAGGACCACCTGCCACAGTCGGAGCCGCGCCGAGGCCCGCCAGAATCGGCAGATCGACCTGCAGTTCAGCTATGCGCCCCGGCACTCGCGCCGCAACGAGG GAGTCGTCGGGAGTGAGGACTACGAGGAGGTGGACAGGTACAACCGCCAAGGCCGTGCTGGCCGGGCCAGTGGTCGTGGAGCCCAGCAGAACCGTCGAGGAAGCTGGAGGTACAAGAG GGAAGAAGAGGACCGGGAAGTAGCAGCGGCCATCCGGGCCTCGGTGGCcgtgcagcagcagcagcagcagcaggaggcacGCAGGAGTGAAGACCGGGAGGAGGGTGGCAGAGCCAAGAAGGACGAGGCAGGGGTGCGAGGGCTCGAGGAGCTCCGAGGCCCCCGGCGGCCGCCCCGGACTCAGGGCGAAGGTGCAG GCCTCAAGGAAGCCTCGCCAAACGGTCCTGTGAGCCCAGAGGGCACCCCAGCAACCGGCCCAGCCCCAGGGGCTGTGCTTCCAAG caccctcccacctcccacttcGAAGCTCAAGGATGAAGACTTCCCCAGCCTCTGCGCCTCcacgtcctcctcctcctcctcatgctCTGCAGTGGCGGCCCCAGGCCCCGTGGGGCTGGGGCTCACCTACCCTGTCCCTGCCAGGGGCAGGAGCACCTTCCAGGAGGACGATTTCCCTGCCCTGGTGTCCTCCGCCTCCAAGCCCAGCACTGCCCCCACCAGTCTCATTTCTGCCTGGAACGGCAGTGGCAGCAAAAAGGTGGCACATCCCACCACGGGGGCCCCAGCTGCCAGCGGGAGCAGCCAGCCTGCCAGGAAGGCTGGGAAGGGAGGCAAGGGCAGCAAGAAGGCTGGGCCACCGCcttcagaggaggaggaggaggacggcCGCACCGGCCTCACTGCCCAGGAGCTGCGGAGTGTGCCCACCACGGTAGCCGTCTCCTCCCTCCTGGCATTGGCCTCCACCCAGACCCTCACCAAGGTCGGCAAAAAGAAGAAGGTGGGCTCAGAGAAGCCAGGTGCCGTCTCACCGCCCCCACTGCCCCCTGACAAAGATGGGCCCCTTGGGGCCGAGCAGACCCCCACCACGAGCGCTGGCAGAGCCGAGGGGCCCGTTGCCCTCATTGTCAATGGACATACAGAGGGGCCGGCCCCAGCTCGCAGCACGCCCAAGGAACCTCCTGGGCTCCCACGGCCCCTggggcccctcccctgccccacaccccagGAAGACTTCCCCGCGCTTGGAGTCCCCTGTCCACCCAggatgccccctcccccag GCTTCAGTGCTGTGGTGCTCCTGAAGGGcactccacccccacctccccctggcCTGGTGCCCCCCATCAGCAAGCCACCCCCTGGCTTCTCAGGCCTCCTGCCTGGCTCCCACCCAGCTTGTGTCCCCAGCACTGTCACCACCACGAAAGC GCCCAGGCTGACAGCTGCGCCCCAGGCCTACCTGGTGCCTGAGAACTTCCGGGAAAGGAACCTGCAGCTCATCCAGTCCATCAGGGACTTCCTGCAGAGCGACGAGGCCCGCTTCGGCAAGTTCAAGAGCCACTCAGGGGAGTTCAGACAG GGCGTGATCTCCGCAGCCCAGTATTACAAGAGCTGCCGCGACCTGCTCGGGGAGAACTTCCAGAAGATTTTCAACGAGCTGCTGGTGCTGCTGCCCGACACGGCTAAGCAGCAGGAGCTGCTGTCCGCACACACGCACTTCCGGGGCCGGGAGAGACCTGGCACCAAGgccaagaagaacaagaagagcGCGTGGCAGGGCAGCGCCCGGCCGGCAGGCCTGGATTGCTGCGTGTGCCCCACCTGCCAGCAGGTGCTCGCGCACGGGGACGTCAGCAGCCACCAGGCACTGCACGCCGCCCAGGACCACGACTTCCCCTCCCTGCAAGCCATTGCCAGGATCCTCACGTAG
- the ZNF598 gene encoding E3 ubiquitin-protein ligase ZNF598 isoform X4 has translation MQGDPDDTSHRGHPLCKFCDERYLDNDELLKHLRRDHYFCHFCDAEGAQDYYSDYAYLREHFREKHFLCEEGRCSTEQFTHAFRTEIDLKAHRTTCHSRSRAEARQNRQIDLQFSYAPRHSRRNEGVVGSEDYEEVDRYNRQGRAGRASGRGAQQNRRGSWRYKREEEDREVAAAIRASVAVQQQQQQQEARRSEDREEGGRAKKDEAGVRGLEELRGPRRPPRTQGEGAGLKEASPNGPVSPEGTPATGPAPGAVLPSTLPPPTSKLKDEDFPSLCASTSSSSSSCSAVAAPGPVGLGLTYPVPARGRSTFQEDDFPALVSSASKPSTAPTSLISAWNGSGSKKVAHPTTGAPAASGSSQPARKAGKGGKGSKKAGPPPSEEEEEDGRTGLTAQELRSVPTTVAVSSLLALASTQTLTKVGKKKKVGSEKPGAVSPPPLPPDKDGPLGAEQTPTTSAGRAEGPVALIVNGHTEGPAPARSTPKEPPGLPRPLGPLPCPTPQEDFPALGVPCPPRMPPPPGFSAVVLLKGTPPPPPPGLVPPISKPPPGFSGLLPGSHPACVPSTVTTTKAPRLTAAPQAYLVPENFRERNLQLIQSIRDFLQSDEARFGKFKSHSGEFRQGVISAAQYYKSCRDLLGENFQKIFNELLVLLPDTAKQQELLSAHTHFRGRERPGTKAKKNKKSAWQGSARPAGLDCCVCPTCQQVLAHGDVSSHQALHAAQDHDFPSLQAIARILT, from the exons ATGCAGGGGGACCCCGATGACACCTCACACCGTGGACACCCGCTCTGCAAATTCTGTGATGAGCGCTACCTGGACAACGACGAGCTGCTCAAACACCTGCGCCGGGACCACTACTTCTGCCACTTCTGTGACGCGGAGGGGGCCCAGGACTACTATAG CGACTACGCCTACCTGCGAGAGCACTTCCGGGAGAAGCACTTCCTGTGCGAGGAGGGCCGCTGCAGCACGGAGCAGTTCACGCACGCCTTCCGCACGGAGATCGACCTGAAGGCCCACAGGACCACCTGCCACAGTCGGAGCCGCGCCGAGGCCCGCCAGAATCGGCAGATCGACCTGCAGTTCAGCTATGCGCCCCGGCACTCGCGCCGCAACGAGG GAGTCGTCGGGAGTGAGGACTACGAGGAGGTGGACAGGTACAACCGCCAAGGCCGTGCTGGCCGGGCCAGTGGTCGTGGAGCCCAGCAGAACCGTCGAGGAAGCTGGAGGTACAAGAG GGAAGAAGAGGACCGGGAAGTAGCAGCGGCCATCCGGGCCTCGGTGGCcgtgcagcagcagcagcagcagcaggaggcacGCAGGAGTGAAGACCGGGAGGAGGGTGGCAGAGCCAAGAAGGACGAGGCAGGGGTGCGAGGGCTCGAGGAGCTCCGAGGCCCCCGGCGGCCGCCCCGGACTCAGGGCGAAGGTGCAG GCCTCAAGGAAGCCTCGCCAAACGGTCCTGTGAGCCCAGAGGGCACCCCAGCAACCGGCCCAGCCCCAGGGGCTGTGCTTCCAAG caccctcccacctcccacttcGAAGCTCAAGGATGAAGACTTCCCCAGCCTCTGCGCCTCcacgtcctcctcctcctcctcatgctCTGCAGTGGCGGCCCCAGGCCCCGTGGGGCTGGGGCTCACCTACCCTGTCCCTGCCAGGGGCAGGAGCACCTTCCAGGAGGACGATTTCCCTGCCCTGGTGTCCTCCGCCTCCAAGCCCAGCACTGCCCCCACCAGTCTCATTTCTGCCTGGAACGGCAGTGGCAGCAAAAAGGTGGCACATCCCACCACGGGGGCCCCAGCTGCCAGCGGGAGCAGCCAGCCTGCCAGGAAGGCTGGGAAGGGAGGCAAGGGCAGCAAGAAGGCTGGGCCACCGCcttcagaggaggaggaggaggacggcCGCACCGGCCTCACTGCCCAGGAGCTGCGGAGTGTGCCCACCACGGTAGCCGTCTCCTCCCTCCTGGCATTGGCCTCCACCCAGACCCTCACCAAGGTCGGCAAAAAGAAGAAGGTGGGCTCAGAGAAGCCAGGTGCCGTCTCACCGCCCCCACTGCCCCCTGACAAAGATGGGCCCCTTGGGGCCGAGCAGACCCCCACCACGAGCGCTGGCAGAGCCGAGGGGCCCGTTGCCCTCATTGTCAATGGACATACAGAGGGGCCGGCCCCAGCTCGCAGCACGCCCAAGGAACCTCCTGGGCTCCCACGGCCCCTggggcccctcccctgccccacaccccagGAAGACTTCCCCGCGCTTGGAGTCCCCTGTCCACCCAggatgccccctcccccag GCTTCAGTGCTGTGGTGCTCCTGAAGGGcactccacccccacctccccctggcCTGGTGCCCCCCATCAGCAAGCCACCCCCTGGCTTCTCAGGCCTCCTGCCTGGCTCCCACCCAGCTTGTGTCCCCAGCACTGTCACCACCACGAAAGC GCCCAGGCTGACAGCTGCGCCCCAGGCCTACCTGGTGCCTGAGAACTTCCGGGAAAGGAACCTGCAGCTCATCCAGTCCATCAGGGACTTCCTGCAGAGCGACGAGGCCCGCTTCGGCAAGTTCAAGAGCCACTCAGGGGAGTTCAGACAG GGCGTGATCTCCGCAGCCCAGTATTACAAGAGCTGCCGCGACCTGCTCGGGGAGAACTTCCAGAAGATTTTCAACGAGCTGCTGGTGCTGCTGCCCGACACGGCTAAGCAGCAGGAGCTGCTGTCCGCACACACGCACTTCCGGGGCCGGGAGAGACCTGGCACCAAGgccaagaagaacaagaagagcGCGTGGCAGGGCAGCGCCCGGCCGGCAGGCCTGGATTGCTGCGTGTGCCCCACCTGCCAGCAGGTGCTCGCGCACGGGGACGTCAGCAGCCACCAGGCACTGCACGCCGCCCAGGACCACGACTTCCCCTCCCTGCAAGCCATTGCCAGGATCCTCACGTAG